The following proteins come from a genomic window of Gottfriedia acidiceleris:
- a CDS encoding NlpC/P60 family protein — translation MKKTRNLILSLCVAGTLLSTMTSQSLANSQEELTPGETAYVDVSVSTQWTTNGRFQVRDIDAPSLSNPVDPRQWSVNMEDTEVRRWLTSYLETQAVYGTKVTILEESGDWVKVAVDGQPTPRNTLGYPGWMPKRQLTTDDRLENYKDTPFIMVSSQTAWLYDGKALNHKFMEISFNTRLPVVKDFGDIVMVATPDDGNKFIKKEDVAVYQNENQFPKATPENLIKTAKKFLGLRYLWAGVSGFGFDCSGFTYSLFKSYGITIPRDSGPQSKSGKEVKKDEIKPGDLLFFASNNGTGSVHHVAMYIGDGLMIQAPNAARSVEIIPLNTPGYIEEFSGARRYWEE, via the coding sequence ATGAAAAAGACAAGAAATTTAATATTGAGTTTATGTGTTGCAGGTACCTTACTTTCTACGATGACAAGTCAATCATTAGCAAACTCACAAGAAGAACTTACTCCAGGGGAGACAGCTTACGTTGATGTGTCTGTTTCAACACAGTGGACAACAAACGGTAGGTTCCAAGTTAGAGATATTGATGCGCCATCTTTAAGCAATCCAGTTGATCCGCGTCAATGGTCAGTTAATATGGAAGATACTGAGGTTCGACGTTGGCTAACAAGTTATTTAGAAACGCAAGCAGTATACGGTACAAAAGTAACGATTTTAGAGGAGTCGGGGGATTGGGTGAAGGTTGCTGTAGATGGCCAGCCTACACCACGTAATACATTAGGCTATCCTGGATGGATGCCGAAAAGACAATTAACGACGGATGATCGTTTAGAGAATTATAAGGATACCCCGTTTATTATGGTATCAAGTCAAACAGCTTGGTTGTATGATGGAAAAGCTTTAAATCATAAGTTTATGGAGATTAGCTTTAATACACGCTTACCTGTCGTTAAAGATTTTGGAGATATCGTAATGGTTGCAACACCAGATGATGGAAATAAATTTATTAAAAAAGAAGACGTGGCAGTCTATCAAAATGAAAATCAGTTTCCAAAGGCAACGCCTGAAAACTTAATTAAAACGGCGAAGAAGTTCCTTGGTTTACGCTACTTATGGGCTGGTGTATCAGGATTTGGTTTTGATTGCTCAGGATTTACATATAGCTTATTTAAGTCATATGGTATAACAATTCCACGAGACTCAGGCCCTCAATCTAAGAGCGGAAAAGAAGTAAAAAAAGATGAGATTAAACCTGGTGATCTTTTATTCTTTGCGAGTAACAATGGAACTGGATCAGTACATCACGTTGCAATGTATATTGGTGATGGTTTGATGATTCAGGCTCCTAATGCTGCTAGAAGTGTTGAAATCATTCCACTAAACACTCCTGGTTATATTGAAGAATTCTCAGGTGCTCGTCGCTATTGGGAAGAATAA
- a CDS encoding dipeptide epimerase, whose protein sequence is MIIQSIQVQTEVFPLKKPFKTALRTATEIENIFVYVQLEDGVVGVGAAAPTLAITGESKESIEAILKTVLTPLLLGRDIRNINELSLLIERSCVANTSAKAAMEIALYDALCQYLNLPLYQYLGGRTNQLKNDMTVSVGTVDQMCQDAMQIIEDGFSILKIKVGKDWSTDIERIMAIREKVGNRVTIRVDANQGWTPRQAVSIIKELEQLNSKIELIEQPVHAGDIDGLKFVKQNVNTPIMADESLFSPQDALRLIKENAVDLLNIKLMKTGGIRRALQIADFAETANIPCMIGSMMETSVSVLAAAHIATAHPNIQKIDLDAPLWLKNQDFDGIDFIGDEVQLSSLPGLGLRRRLSKSLR, encoded by the coding sequence ATGATTATTCAATCAATACAAGTGCAAACAGAAGTTTTCCCTTTAAAAAAGCCATTTAAGACAGCTCTGAGGACAGCTACTGAAATAGAAAACATTTTTGTATATGTCCAGCTAGAAGATGGGGTTGTCGGAGTAGGGGCTGCAGCACCAACATTGGCTATTACAGGAGAATCAAAAGAAAGTATTGAAGCGATTTTAAAGACTGTCCTTACACCACTACTACTAGGAAGAGATATTAGAAATATTAATGAACTCTCTCTATTGATTGAACGCTCTTGTGTGGCAAATACAAGTGCAAAGGCAGCTATGGAAATCGCACTGTATGATGCATTATGTCAATATCTTAATCTTCCGCTCTATCAATATCTTGGAGGAAGGACAAATCAATTAAAAAACGATATGACTGTTAGTGTTGGAACGGTGGATCAAATGTGTCAGGATGCGATGCAAATAATCGAGGATGGCTTTTCAATATTGAAAATCAAAGTCGGAAAAGACTGGTCGACTGACATTGAACGTATCATGGCAATCCGTGAAAAAGTCGGTAATCGCGTCACAATCCGAGTGGATGCCAACCAAGGATGGACTCCAAGACAAGCTGTTTCGATTATCAAAGAACTAGAACAGTTGAATTCTAAAATCGAGTTAATTGAGCAACCCGTACATGCAGGTGATATTGATGGGCTCAAATTTGTTAAGCAAAACGTCAATACACCAATCATGGCAGATGAAAGTCTATTTTCTCCGCAAGACGCATTACGACTAATTAAAGAGAATGCAGTTGATCTTCTAAATATTAAGTTGATGAAGACAGGGGGAATTAGAAGAGCACTGCAAATTGCAGATTTTGCAGAAACAGCGAATATTCCTTGCATGATAGGAAGTATGATGGAAACTTCTGTCTCAGTACTTGCGGCAGCACATATTGCTACTGCCCATCCGAATATTCAAAAAATCGATTTGGATGCGCCACTTTGGTTGAAGAATCAAGATTTTGATGGAATTGATTTTATTGGGGATGAAGTTCAATTATCATCCCTACCTGGTTTAGGGCTTCGCCGAAGATTATCCAAAAGTCTTCGTTAA
- a CDS encoding DUF3870 domain-containing protein translates to MYNKNTIYLIGDAKTSSNNPIMQKYNAFFIGLVVDRTSHLIVDADCSATISLTSSFVQQLFVGQSMLDVDGVIQEINTRYFGSSQKALAVAFKNAHIKYTQIIES, encoded by the coding sequence TTGTACAATAAAAATACGATCTATCTTATTGGAGATGCAAAGACTTCATCTAATAATCCAATTATGCAGAAATATAATGCTTTTTTTATTGGATTGGTAGTCGATCGGACAAGTCATTTAATTGTTGATGCCGATTGTTCAGCTACAATTTCTTTAACTTCATCCTTTGTGCAACAACTATTTGTTGGTCAATCAATGTTAGACGTGGATGGAGTAATACAAGAAATTAATACACGTTATTTTGGTTCTTCCCAGAAAGCTCTGGCAGTAGCCTTTAAAAATGCACATATAAAATATACACAAATAATTGAATCTTAA
- a CDS encoding bifunctional 2',3'-cyclic-nucleotide 2'-phosphodiesterase/3'-nucleotidase, whose protein sequence is MGRKNRTNSKVLSFSLALSLLSMSVMSMPAYATPKEDEPVNVLASKNKDEKDLVNFRIMETTDIHTNLLNYDYYKDAAYEKVGLAKTATLVKEARKEVQNNVLVDNGDLIQGTPLGTYEAKIDLLKKGEVHPVFKAMNIMGYDIATLGNHEFNYGLDFLNEAYNDADFPYINANVYVDDHDQNPNNDKNKFNPYKIIKKKMIDEQGKKQEIKIGFIGFVPPQINEWDKANLDGKVITKNIVETAKKFIPEMRKDGADVIVAMTHSGFNANKENTEDVIYSLSEVPGIDAITFSHTHKVFPAKSEATLDALFLDADKKPLPGVDNSKGTINGVPAVQAGYGGGSLGLIDLTLKKEKGKWSVVNSQSSTREIWADVKDPATGKTKTESKVAPDQEIVNAVKPNHDATVKYVNTPIGTTTDDIHSYFSLIQDDPSIQVVTNAQKWFVEKYIAEKKPEYKELPILSVGAPFKAGRNGVAEYTEIKKGDLTIRSAGDLYLYDNTLKAIKVKGSVVKEWIEMTAGKYNQIDPNKTEEQPLLNPAFPVYNFDVIDGVNYQIDVTKPAKYDINGNLVNRNSSRVINLTYNGQPIDLNQEFIVVTNNYRAGGGGNFPGVKGSELVVDSADENRQILMDYISESKTITPTADYNWSIAPISGNVNVTFTTSPRAEEFIKPNSKISFTNKTDNAGFGIFKLDLGAAPKENIKVQLLGLNDFHGQLDTDTKVTLNGQEVLAGSMEYTAAAMKQRETTNPNTLLVHAGDMIGGSPLISALFQDEPTVEVMEAMGFDVGTVGNHEFDEGIAELKRMINGGEHPKGTKGYDGMNFPVIAANAYDTSTGQLITQPYAIKEVGGKKIGFIGVVTQETPSMIVRKGNETLEIRDEVEAINHYTEILKKQGIEAIVVLAHNPTLQTGKADLYDATDIAEKVDDEVDVIFAAHNHVFVNKEVDNKLIVQAYSYGSAFSDVDLELDAVTGEIVKKQAEVVTVYQKDYTPDPTVSAIMKKYEDLIMPIKAEIVGDSMQTLPKGYPSSETYGDFALGNLIADGMKAAMNADFAMMNGGGVRAQLNAGQVTFGDLFAIQPFGNVLNKVMLSGLDIETVLNNQITDKGLDFHIAGFKYTWDSSTKKVVDIFLPNGSKIDPNKEYSVVVNNYMYGNVKYGIGERSTDLEVGPEDLQATVDYVKSLPRPFNYEVEGRIQKVN, encoded by the coding sequence ATGGGGAGAAAAAATCGCACAAATTCAAAAGTGTTATCATTTTCTTTAGCTTTATCTTTATTAAGCATGTCAGTTATGAGTATGCCGGCGTATGCTACACCAAAAGAGGATGAACCGGTAAATGTGCTTGCATCTAAGAATAAAGATGAGAAGGATTTAGTAAATTTTCGAATTATGGAAACGACAGATATCCATACAAATTTATTAAACTATGATTACTACAAGGATGCAGCATATGAAAAAGTTGGATTAGCTAAGACTGCTACTTTAGTAAAGGAAGCACGAAAAGAAGTTCAAAATAATGTTTTGGTCGATAATGGTGATTTAATACAAGGTACACCACTCGGAACATATGAAGCAAAAATTGACCTATTAAAAAAAGGAGAAGTTCATCCTGTATTTAAAGCAATGAACATAATGGGTTATGATATTGCAACTTTAGGTAATCATGAATTTAACTATGGATTAGACTTTTTAAACGAAGCATATAATGATGCAGATTTTCCGTACATTAATGCAAACGTTTACGTAGATGATCACGATCAAAATCCTAATAATGATAAGAACAAATTTAATCCTTATAAAATCATTAAGAAAAAAATGATTGATGAACAAGGGAAGAAGCAAGAAATTAAAATCGGCTTTATTGGATTTGTACCACCGCAAATTAATGAGTGGGACAAGGCAAATCTTGATGGAAAAGTTATTACGAAAAATATAGTAGAAACAGCTAAAAAATTCATACCTGAAATGAGAAAAGACGGTGCAGACGTAATTGTTGCAATGACTCATTCAGGATTTAATGCGAATAAAGAAAATACTGAAGATGTTATTTATTCATTAAGTGAAGTACCTGGTATTGATGCAATTACGTTTTCTCATACACATAAGGTGTTTCCAGCAAAATCAGAGGCTACTCTTGATGCATTATTTTTAGATGCAGATAAAAAGCCATTACCAGGTGTTGATAATTCAAAAGGAACAATTAATGGCGTACCTGCTGTTCAAGCGGGATACGGTGGTGGTTCATTAGGATTAATTGATTTAACACTTAAAAAAGAAAAAGGAAAATGGTCAGTAGTAAATTCTCAATCTTCAACTAGAGAAATTTGGGCTGATGTAAAGGATCCTGCTACAGGTAAAACTAAAACAGAAAGTAAAGTAGCTCCAGATCAAGAAATCGTAAATGCTGTTAAACCAAATCATGATGCAACAGTTAAATATGTAAATACTCCAATCGGAACAACTACCGATGATATTCATAGTTACTTCTCATTGATACAAGATGATCCATCGATTCAAGTTGTTACAAATGCACAAAAATGGTTTGTAGAAAAATATATTGCAGAAAAGAAACCTGAATATAAAGAATTACCAATTTTATCAGTAGGAGCTCCATTCAAAGCTGGACGTAATGGTGTAGCTGAATATACGGAGATTAAAAAAGGCGATCTTACGATAAGAAGTGCAGGCGATCTATATCTTTATGATAATACGTTAAAAGCAATTAAAGTAAAAGGTTCTGTTGTTAAAGAATGGATTGAAATGACGGCAGGTAAATATAATCAAATTGATCCAAATAAAACAGAAGAACAACCATTATTAAATCCTGCTTTCCCTGTTTATAACTTTGATGTAATTGATGGTGTTAACTACCAAATTGATGTAACAAAACCAGCAAAGTATGATATAAACGGAAATCTAGTTAATCGTAATTCAAGTCGAGTAATAAATTTAACTTATAATGGACAACCAATTGATCTAAATCAAGAATTCATCGTCGTAACAAATAACTATCGTGCTGGTGGCGGTGGTAATTTCCCAGGTGTTAAAGGTAGCGAGCTTGTGGTAGATTCTGCTGATGAAAATCGTCAAATCTTAATGGATTACATTTCTGAATCGAAAACAATCACACCAACTGCAGATTATAACTGGTCGATTGCACCAATTAGCGGAAATGTCAATGTAACGTTTACGACTTCACCAAGAGCGGAAGAATTTATAAAGCCTAACAGTAAGATTTCATTTACAAATAAAACTGATAATGCTGGCTTTGGAATTTTTAAATTAGATTTAGGGGCTGCTCCAAAAGAAAATATTAAAGTTCAATTACTTGGATTAAATGATTTTCACGGACAACTTGATACGGATACAAAAGTTACGCTTAATGGACAAGAAGTACTAGCAGGAAGTATGGAATACACAGCTGCTGCTATGAAACAACGTGAAACAACTAATCCTAATACATTACTAGTTCACGCTGGTGACATGATTGGTGGTAGCCCACTGATTTCTGCGTTGTTCCAAGATGAACCGACTGTAGAAGTTATGGAAGCAATGGGCTTTGATGTTGGTACAGTTGGAAATCACGAGTTTGATGAAGGTATAGCTGAATTAAAGCGTATGATTAATGGTGGTGAACATCCAAAGGGTACAAAGGGATATGATGGAATGAACTTTCCAGTAATCGCTGCTAATGCGTACGATACTTCAACTGGACAATTAATCACTCAACCATATGCAATCAAAGAAGTTGGCGGTAAAAAAATTGGGTTCATCGGTGTTGTTACACAAGAAACGCCATCAATGATCGTTCGAAAAGGAAACGAAACGCTTGAGATCCGTGATGAGGTTGAGGCAATTAACCACTATACAGAAATTCTAAAAAAACAAGGCATCGAAGCAATTGTCGTACTAGCACATAATCCTACTCTTCAAACAGGTAAAGCAGACTTATATGATGCAACTGATATTGCAGAAAAAGTTGATGATGAAGTAGATGTAATCTTTGCTGCTCATAATCATGTGTTTGTTAATAAAGAAGTAGATAATAAATTAATTGTACAAGCTTATTCATATGGCTCTGCATTTTCAGATGTTGACTTAGAACTAGATGCAGTAACAGGTGAGATTGTTAAGAAGCAAGCAGAAGTAGTAACTGTTTATCAAAAAGACTATACACCAGACCCAACAGTTTCTGCGATCATGAAAAAATATGAAGATTTAATTATGCCAATTAAAGCTGAGATTGTTGGAGACTCAATGCAAACTTTACCAAAAGGATATCCATCTTCTGAAACTTATGGTGATTTTGCACTAGGTAACTTAATTGCAGATGGAATGAAGGCAGCGATGAACGCCGACTTCGCAATGATGAATGGTGGAGGTGTTAGAGCGCAACTTAACGCTGGTCAAGTTACGTTTGGTGATCTATTCGCAATTCAGCCTTTTGGAAATGTCTTAAATAAAGTAATGCTTAGCGGTCTAGACATTGAAACAGTATTAAATAATCAAATTACTGATAAGGGCTTAGATTTCCATATCGCTGGTTTTAAATATACATGGGACTCATCTACTAAAAAGGTAGTAGATATCTTTTTACCAAACGGTAGTAAAATTGATCCGAACAAAGAATATTCAGTTGTAGTAAACAACTATATGTACGGAAATGTAAAATATGGTATTGGAGAACGTTCTACTGATTTAGAAGTAGGACCAGAGGATCTTCAAGCAACTGTAGATTATGTTAAATCACTTCCAAGACCTTTCAATTATGAAGTTGAAGGAAGAATTCAAAAAGTAAATTAA
- a CDS encoding LysR family transcriptional regulator — MNLDHLAYIVDVSKTKSLSMSAKNLHISVSAISQAINNLEEEFGFKIFTRLRQGTIPTSEGEKLIEKSLNVLAHAEKLKQLAINNNEIQKEITIATVPGLMHYIVNLIKLIKAENPKSKIRVHGKNSLEILNDVKENKLRFGLIWIYDELIKRNKELVFDIFQEVKINVCVSKNHILAEYKQVTIDDLKNEAFVVNDEQYLKWYYDEFLKDKTEILFTTNNIDSIRSAVNENIAITIGTDFVVQNEPLIQSGEAIAIELINPFHRPFYVGCIRNVNLPLSESDKKYINELKNEFERRSNR; from the coding sequence ATGAATTTAGACCATCTAGCTTATATTGTTGATGTTTCAAAAACGAAATCACTATCCATGTCAGCGAAGAACTTACATATTTCTGTTTCGGCAATCTCTCAGGCAATTAATAATTTAGAAGAAGAATTCGGATTTAAAATTTTTACCCGTTTACGACAAGGTACGATTCCAACATCTGAGGGAGAGAAATTAATTGAAAAATCCCTTAATGTGCTAGCACATGCTGAAAAATTAAAACAGTTAGCAATAAACAACAATGAAATACAAAAGGAGATTACAATTGCTACTGTTCCTGGACTAATGCATTATATCGTAAATTTAATTAAACTAATTAAAGCCGAAAATCCAAAGTCAAAGATTAGGGTTCACGGAAAAAATTCTTTAGAAATTTTGAATGATGTAAAAGAAAATAAATTACGTTTTGGTTTAATTTGGATTTATGATGAATTGATAAAAAGGAATAAAGAATTGGTCTTCGATATCTTTCAAGAAGTTAAAATAAATGTGTGTGTTAGTAAAAATCACATACTTGCTGAATATAAGCAAGTAACAATTGACGATCTAAAAAATGAAGCGTTTGTTGTGAATGATGAACAATATTTGAAATGGTATTATGATGAATTCTTAAAAGACAAAACAGAAATATTGTTTACAACAAATAATATCGATAGCATTAGAAGTGCTGTCAATGAAAATATTGCGATTACAATTGGCACAGACTTTGTTGTACAAAATGAACCACTCATTCAATCTGGGGAAGCTATTGCAATCGAACTGATTAATCCTTTTCATCGTCCTTTTTATGTTGGATGTATTCGAAATGTGAATCTTCCTCTTTCAGAATCAGATAAAAAGTATATAAATGAATTAAAAAATGAATTTGAACGTAGAAGCAATCGTTAA
- a CDS encoding Ger(x)C family spore germination protein, whose amino-acid sequence MKKKFFILFLIVSMLLGGCSNYKELNQVSIVVAMGVDYFPKEKKYHVITQIFNPSAIATQSGSQGVPVIAIDEKGKTISEAVRNASKKGSRQNIYSHVALVIIGETLAKEKSLNNIFDVFERDSKIRVNIPVIIARNKSVDEIMNNIAALDKISAKSIVGKIKNTSTLLGENQETLMREAISAISSSGREPVINGVSLENKSGTSQTLENANKVNSSYDRINGTGIFRDGKLVGWLDGPPAKSIQIIDNLIKETNVQIPCNKKEYASMELTRVKSKTEIKIKDNIPIINIKIKSIGHIDEVFCKANFDKAKNLNKYEKLAENVIKQSIETGISEVKKLGGDAFGFGEKLYMVHPKIYKKYEGNWNDTFKKAKVTVNVDVQINNVGMRRKPYPY is encoded by the coding sequence GTGAAAAAGAAATTTTTTATTTTATTTCTGATTGTAAGTATGCTTTTAGGTGGTTGCTCTAACTATAAAGAATTAAATCAAGTATCTATTGTAGTTGCAATGGGGGTTGATTACTTCCCAAAAGAAAAAAAATATCATGTAATCACTCAAATTTTTAATCCTAGTGCAATTGCAACACAGTCAGGTTCTCAAGGTGTTCCAGTAATTGCAATAGATGAAAAAGGTAAAACCATTTCAGAAGCTGTTCGAAATGCGTCTAAGAAGGGATCTCGACAAAATATATATTCTCATGTTGCTCTTGTCATAATAGGAGAAACATTAGCAAAAGAAAAATCATTGAATAATATTTTCGATGTATTTGAAAGAGACTCTAAAATTCGTGTAAATATTCCAGTTATTATTGCAAGAAATAAAAGTGTTGATGAAATAATGAATAACATAGCAGCACTTGATAAAATATCTGCTAAATCAATTGTAGGTAAAATTAAAAATACATCAACCCTTTTAGGTGAAAATCAAGAAACATTAATGCGCGAGGCAATTTCTGCAATTTCTAGTAGTGGAAGGGAACCAGTAATAAATGGCGTGAGCTTAGAAAATAAAAGTGGAACATCACAAACACTTGAAAATGCTAATAAAGTCAATTCTAGTTATGATCGAATAAATGGCACAGGGATTTTTAGAGATGGAAAATTAGTTGGTTGGTTAGATGGACCACCGGCAAAATCAATACAAATTATTGATAATCTGATTAAAGAAACGAATGTGCAAATACCATGTAATAAAAAAGAATATGCTTCGATGGAGCTAACTCGGGTAAAATCTAAGACGGAAATTAAAATCAAGGATAATATTCCAATAATAAATATAAAAATCAAATCAATTGGCCATATTGACGAGGTATTTTGTAAAGCCAATTTTGATAAAGCAAAAAATCTCAATAAATATGAAAAGTTAGCTGAAAATGTTATAAAACAATCAATAGAAACAGGGATTTCTGAAGTAAAAAAACTCGGTGGAGATGCATTTGGATTTGGTGAAAAATTATACATGGTTCATCCAAAAATTTATAAAAAATATGAGGGTAATTGGAATGATACATTTAAAAAAGCAAAAGTTACAGTAAATGTTGACGTTCAAATTAATAATGTCGGAATGAGAAGGAAACCTTATCCTTATTAG
- a CDS encoding aldo/keto reductase, with protein sequence MKYTKLGNTGLEISRLCLGCMGFGDAKRWIHPWVIDEESSRTIIKKALDLGINFFDTANVYSDGTSEEFVGRALKDYANRDEIVLATKVYFPMHKGPNGSGLSRKHIMNEIDKSLKRLGTDYVDLYQIHRWDYNTPIEETMEALHDLVKAGKVRYIGASAMYAWQFLKALHVAEKNGWTKFVSMQNHLNLIYREEEREMLPLCKEEKIGVIPYSPLASGRLTRNWSESTLRSDTDEVQKSKYGATENTDRIVVERVAELAERHQVSRSQIALAWLLQKEPVTAPIIGATKISHLEDSVGALSVNLSAEEVAYLEEPYVPHPVVGALGSN encoded by the coding sequence ATGAAATACACAAAACTTGGAAATACAGGATTAGAAATTTCTAGACTTTGCCTTGGTTGTATGGGATTTGGAGATGCAAAGCGTTGGATCCATCCATGGGTAATCGATGAGGAGAGTAGCCGTACAATCATTAAAAAAGCACTAGACTTAGGTATCAACTTTTTTGATACGGCGAATGTCTATTCAGATGGTACTAGTGAAGAATTTGTTGGTAGAGCGTTAAAAGATTATGCCAATCGAGACGAAATAGTACTTGCTACAAAAGTTTATTTCCCAATGCACAAAGGTCCAAACGGTTCAGGACTTTCCAGAAAGCATATTATGAATGAAATTGATAAAAGCCTTAAACGTCTTGGAACAGATTATGTGGATTTATACCAAATTCATCGTTGGGATTATAACACACCAATCGAAGAAACAATGGAGGCACTTCATGATTTAGTGAAGGCTGGTAAGGTAAGATATATCGGTGCATCCGCTATGTATGCATGGCAGTTTTTAAAGGCTCTACATGTTGCAGAGAAAAATGGATGGACCAAATTTGTCTCGATGCAAAACCATCTGAACCTTATATACCGTGAAGAGGAGCGGGAGATGTTACCCCTATGTAAAGAAGAAAAAATTGGAGTAATTCCATATAGTCCACTTGCATCAGGTAGATTGACACGTAATTGGTCAGAATCTACACTTCGATCTGATACAGATGAAGTTCAAAAATCTAAATACGGTGCAACTGAAAATACAGACAGAATTGTAGTGGAACGAGTTGCAGAATTAGCAGAAAGGCATCAGGTATCAAGATCACAAATTGCACTTGCTTGGTTACTACAAAAAGAACCAGTTACTGCTCCTATTATTGGTGCTACTAAAATTTCACATCTTGAAGATTCAGTTGGTGCATTGTCGGTTAATTTATCGGCTGAAGAAGTTGCGTATTTGGAAGAGCCTTATGTTCCACATCCGGTAGTTGGTGCTTTAGGCTCTAATTAA
- a CDS encoding histidine phosphatase family protein — MKKTFYLMRHGQTVFNKRRKIQGWCDSPLTELGIKQAEATSKYFKEQNIIFDHAYCSTSERASDTLEIVTELPYTRLKGLKEWNFGTFEGESEDLNPPLPYGDFFVKFGGEDQKELQQRMATTCQKIMEEDNEVVLAVSHGAALRNFMRYWEHKSSISQQDRIGNCCILKFEYENREFKLVEIINHNVSDIVHV; from the coding sequence ATGAAAAAGACTTTTTATTTAATGAGACATGGACAAACAGTATTTAATAAAAGAAGGAAGATTCAAGGGTGGTGTGATTCACCTCTAACAGAATTAGGAATTAAACAGGCAGAGGCTACTTCAAAGTACTTTAAAGAACAAAATATTATTTTCGATCATGCCTATTGTTCTACATCAGAAAGAGCGAGTGATACGCTGGAGATCGTGACAGAATTGCCGTATACAAGGTTAAAAGGATTAAAAGAATGGAATTTCGGAACGTTTGAAGGTGAAAGTGAAGATTTAAATCCACCATTACCGTATGGCGACTTTTTTGTTAAGTTTGGCGGAGAAGACCAAAAAGAACTACAACAACGAATGGCTACTACATGTCAAAAAATAATGGAAGAAGATAATGAAGTGGTATTAGCTGTTTCTCATGGAGCAGCATTGAGAAACTTTATGAGGTACTGGGAACATAAAAGCTCTATTTCACAACAAGATCGAATTGGAAATTGTTGCATCTTGAAGTTTGAATATGAGAACAGGGAATTTAAATTAGTAGAGATTATCAATCATAATGTTAGTGATATAGTCCATGTATAG
- a CDS encoding ATP-grasp domain-containing protein, protein MSKVYVIHENSEWTIHLTKRLEELGVPYEEWHLDEGTVDLSTEPPEGIFYSRMSASSHTRDHRFAAEFTGQVLAWLEAHGRTVLNGTNALKLEVSKVLQYLELNKYGVKTPKTIAAVGKENILKAANSFEGHSFITKHNRAGKGLGVQLFHSVDALKAYVDGPTFEEPVDGITLIQEYIQSPESYITRCEFVGGNFVYAVKVDTSEGFELCPADACQIGDLFCPVGEEVEEKPKFQIIEGFEDEIINKYKEVLAKNNVQVAGIEFIKNAEGTIFTYDINTNTNYNSDAEEKAGKFGMLELAAFLKKTLEEKYTATATS, encoded by the coding sequence ATGAGTAAGGTATATGTAATACATGAAAACAGTGAGTGGACAATCCATTTAACAAAAAGATTAGAGGAGCTTGGAGTTCCTTATGAGGAATGGCATTTAGATGAAGGTACGGTAGATTTATCAACAGAACCACCAGAAGGGATCTTTTATAGCCGAATGAGTGCTTCTTCTCATACACGTGATCATCGTTTTGCTGCTGAATTTACTGGGCAAGTATTAGCTTGGCTTGAAGCGCATGGTCGTACGGTTTTAAATGGAACGAATGCCTTGAAGCTAGAAGTTAGTAAGGTTTTACAATATTTAGAGTTAAACAAATATGGTGTTAAAACACCAAAAACGATTGCAGCTGTCGGTAAAGAAAACATTCTTAAAGCAGCTAATAGCTTTGAAGGACATTCATTTATTACGAAGCACAATCGTGCTGGTAAAGGATTAGGTGTCCAGTTATTCCATAGTGTTGATGCTTTAAAAGCTTATGTTGATGGACCGACTTTTGAAGAACCAGTCGATGGTATTACACTTATTCAAGAATATATCCAATCACCTGAAAGCTACATCACTCGTTGCGAATTTGTAGGAGGAAACTTTGTTTATGCTGTTAAAGTAGATACTTCAGAAGGGTTTGAACTATGCCCAGCGGATGCATGCCAAATTGGTGATTTATTCTGCCCAGTAGGAGAAGAAGTAGAAGAGAAGCCTAAATTCCAAATCATTGAAGGCTTTGAGGACGAAATTATAAATAAATATAAAGAGGTTCTAGCTAAAAATAATGTTCAAGTTGCTGGAATCGAATTTATCAAAAATGCTGAAGGGACAATTTTTACTTACGATATTAATACAAATACGAACTATAACTCAGATGCAGAAGAAAAAGCTGGAAAATTCGGAATGCTCGAATTAGCAGCATTTTTAAAGAAGACTTTGGAAGAAAAATACACTGCAACAGCAACGTCTTAA